The Chryseobacterium sp. LJ668 genome segment AAAAACAACAGTCTTTACAAAGGAACTTTGCAAAATATCATTTTAAAATTACTTTCAAAAGAGGTGAAAATGTATGGTTATCAAATGACACAACGAGCAAAAGATCTTACAGAAGGTGAATTGGAGATGACTGAAGGAGCGTTATATCCTTTGTTGCATAAATTAGAAGGTGATGGAATCATCAGTTCCGAAATTCAGAAAATCAATGGGCGAGACCGCAAGTATTACCTTTTAACAGAGAAAGGAAAAAGGCAACAAGCCGCTCAGGAAGCCGAAATGAAAACTTATTTATTTAATCTTAATACAATTTTTAATATATGATAACTAACTTTCAAGAGCGTGAGATAAAAAATTTTCTGAGCAAAAAAAATCTGAATGCTGTTATTTTGAATGAAATTTATGACCATTTTGT includes the following:
- a CDS encoding PadR family transcriptional regulator, with product MKNNSLYKGTLQNIILKLLSKEVKMYGYQMTQRAKDLTEGELEMTEGALYPLLHKLEGDGIISSEIQKINGRDRKYYLLTEKGKRQQAAQEAEMKTYLFNLNTIFNI